In Candidatus Cohnella colombiensis, one DNA window encodes the following:
- a CDS encoding YheC/YheD family protein, whose protein sequence is MTIQRVHSKWAKTKVLLADPIIKPYIPDTRSFNRATVEQMLQQYQMIYVKPVRGTFGKGVIRVENRADAASPYFFQSEEKQYRFKSFDEMYRKLLKVKRRRPYLSQQGIVLLKYNNRRFDLRVMVQKNPRNQWETTGIIGRLAHTRRIVTNYHNGGTPLPVEKLLQRNMSTDQYRAVLAQLHDQGVLIAKALEKQYPRIKEIGVDIALDQNLKPWVLEVNTLPDVFLFRKLHDRKIFRRMYAYAVAYGRYHLRKPKMKN, encoded by the coding sequence ATGACAATCCAGCGCGTCCACAGTAAATGGGCGAAGACTAAAGTGTTACTAGCTGATCCAATAATTAAGCCTTATATTCCAGATACTCGCAGCTTTAATCGCGCAACAGTTGAACAGATGCTGCAACAATATCAGATGATCTATGTGAAGCCTGTTCGAGGCACATTCGGTAAAGGCGTCATTCGAGTGGAAAATAGAGCTGATGCTGCGTCACCTTATTTTTTTCAATCGGAGGAGAAGCAGTATCGCTTTAAGTCGTTTGACGAGATGTACCGTAAGCTTCTTAAAGTGAAAAGACGCCGCCCCTATCTCTCCCAACAAGGAATTGTACTGCTCAAATACAATAATCGACGCTTCGATCTACGTGTCATGGTTCAGAAAAACCCCCGCAATCAATGGGAAACGACCGGAATAATCGGCCGTCTAGCACATACTCGAAGAATCGTAACGAACTATCACAACGGAGGTACGCCTCTTCCTGTTGAAAAGCTCCTTCAACGGAATATGTCCACCGATCAATACCGTGCCGTGTTAGCACAATTGCACGACCAAGGTGTCCTTATCGCTAAAGCGTTAGAAAAGCAGTATCCGCGGATTAAAGAAATCGGTGTTGATATTGCTCTTGATCAAAATTTAAAACCATGGGTCTTAGAGGTTAATACGTTACCCGATGTTTTTTTATTTCGTAAGCTACATGATCGTAAAATCTTTCGACGTATGTATGCCTACGCTGTCGCTTATGGACGATATCATTTACGTAAGCCTAAGATGAAAAACTAA
- the gyrB gene encoding DNA topoisomerase (ATP-hydrolyzing) subunit B, which produces MSENLQHDSYDESQIQVLEGLEAVRKRPGMYIGSTSGKGLHHLVWEVVDNSIDEALAGHCDRIDVIIHEDNRITVIDNGRGIPVGENAKLKKSTLEVVMTVLHAGGKFGGEGYKVSGGLHGVGVSVVNALSELVVVTVKRDGHIYQQEYRRGVPQYDIKIVGDTTETGTQVSFRPDTQIFTETTEFDYDILVGRIRELAFLNKGIEINLSDERTEMKDSFKYAGGIIEFVKYLNRNREALHEQPIYVEGSKDNIQCEIAMQYNDSYSENLYSFANNINTHEGGTHESGFKSALTRIINDYARKMNFIKESESNLTGDDAREGLTAIISVKIPEPQFEGQTKTKLGNSEVRGIVESLFSEKLQQFFEENPAVARKVMEKSLQAARAREAARKARELTRRKSALEVSSLPGKLADCSSKDASISELYIVEGDSAGGSAKQGRDRHFQAILPLRGKILNVEKARLDRILSNLEIRAMITALGTGISDDFDITKARYHKIVIMTDADVDGAHIRTLLLTFFYRYMRKLIEEGYVYIAQPPLFKIERNKVARYAMNEKQRDAIIAEFGEGTKLNIQRYKGLGEMNATQLWDTTMDPDHRTMLQVRIEDAIKADMMFDTLMGDQVEPRREFIQQYAKYVKNLDV; this is translated from the coding sequence TTGTCCGAGAATTTACAGCATGACTCTTATGATGAAAGTCAGATTCAAGTATTAGAAGGCTTGGAAGCGGTCCGTAAGCGTCCAGGGATGTACATCGGGTCGACTAGTGGTAAGGGCTTACACCATCTTGTATGGGAAGTTGTAGATAACAGTATCGATGAAGCATTGGCAGGTCATTGTGATCGGATTGATGTCATCATACACGAAGATAATCGTATTACCGTTATTGATAATGGACGTGGTATTCCAGTTGGGGAAAATGCGAAGCTAAAAAAATCAACGCTAGAAGTCGTTATGACAGTGCTTCATGCGGGTGGTAAATTTGGTGGCGAAGGATATAAAGTTTCAGGCGGTCTTCATGGTGTAGGTGTGTCTGTTGTGAATGCATTGTCGGAACTAGTCGTTGTAACAGTTAAGCGTGATGGTCATATTTATCAGCAAGAATATCGTCGCGGTGTGCCACAATATGACATTAAAATTGTGGGAGACACTACTGAAACGGGGACGCAGGTTTCTTTTAGGCCAGATACGCAAATTTTCACAGAAACTACGGAATTTGATTATGACATCTTAGTCGGTCGGATTCGTGAGCTTGCTTTCTTGAATAAAGGAATTGAGATCAATCTTTCAGATGAACGTACAGAGATGAAAGATTCATTCAAATATGCAGGCGGAATCATTGAATTCGTTAAATATTTGAATCGCAATCGTGAAGCGTTACATGAGCAACCGATTTATGTTGAAGGCTCGAAGGATAACATTCAATGTGAAATCGCGATGCAATACAACGACAGCTACTCGGAAAATTTATATTCATTTGCGAACAATATCAATACACATGAAGGCGGTACGCATGAATCCGGCTTTAAGAGTGCATTGACGCGAATTATTAATGATTACGCACGTAAGATGAATTTCATCAAGGAAAGTGAATCGAACCTTACCGGTGATGATGCGCGTGAAGGCTTAACAGCGATTATTTCAGTAAAAATTCCTGAGCCGCAATTCGAAGGGCAAACGAAGACGAAGCTGGGTAACAGTGAAGTTAGAGGGATTGTGGAATCGCTCTTCAGTGAAAAGTTACAGCAGTTTTTTGAAGAAAATCCAGCTGTCGCTCGCAAAGTAATGGAGAAGTCGCTTCAAGCAGCAAGAGCACGTGAAGCTGCACGCAAAGCGCGGGAGCTTACTCGTCGGAAGAGCGCACTAGAAGTAAGCTCATTGCCTGGTAAGCTTGCAGATTGCTCCTCTAAGGACGCATCGATCTCTGAACTGTACATCGTTGAGGGTGACTCGGCGGGTGGTTCTGCGAAGCAAGGCCGTGATCGTCACTTCCAAGCGATCTTGCCACTAAGAGGGAAGATCTTGAACGTGGAGAAGGCGCGCTTGGACAGAATTTTATCTAATCTTGAGATTAGAGCGATGATAACAGCTTTGGGTACAGGTATAAGCGATGATTTCGATATTACGAAGGCTCGCTACCACAAAATCGTCATCATGACGGATGCCGACGTCGATGGAGCGCATATTCGTACATTGTTGCTTACCTTCTTCTATCGATATATGCGCAAGCTAATCGAAGAAGGCTACGTCTACATTGCACAACCGCCACTATTCAAGATTGAACGTAATAAAGTGGCTCGTTATGCGATGAATGAAAAGCAACGTGATGCGATTATTGCAGAGTTTGGCGAAGGAACGAAGCTTAATATCCAACGCTATAAAGGATTGGGCGAAATGAATGCCACTCAGCTATGGGACACGACAATGGATCCAGATCATCGTACGATGCTCCAAGTGCGAATTGAAGATGCGATTAAAGCGGATATGATGTTTGACACCTTGATGGGAGATCAAGTTGAACCGCGTCGTGAATTCATTCAACAGTATGCAAAATATGTTAAAAATTTAGATGTCTAG
- a CDS encoding HD-GYP domain-containing protein has translation MPIISTTQVQVGDRLGSDVQTALGSVLMEQGRSISDRDIDILNAFLIPNVDIQRAGLEEAEENKEADDALSLNEVKQTPLQIEFLAMEKLLKRTMSMINSGQKLPVLDLRNGLISLIEHIQDYNVLTFLVPPFEGDNNIIVRNSVLCAMTSYHLGKWSRFPDKDLLPIALAGLLHDIGNIKVDAAIFNKPSRLSSEEVLEMRQHTIYGFKILENVTALNQGVWLTALQHHERIDGSGYPMKVKGDKIHPYAKIVAIADMYHAMTSNRLYRKAESPYLVLEELYSGSFGKLDPIYVQTFIERLTQFHNGVFVRLNDGRIGEIVFTDRSNPTRPMVSLNGDIINLAQQRNMFIVEVFTSN, from the coding sequence ATGCCGATTATTTCAACAACACAAGTACAAGTTGGAGATCGTTTAGGTAGCGATGTACAGACAGCCCTTGGCAGCGTGCTAATGGAGCAAGGCCGCTCGATTTCTGATAGGGACATCGATATTTTGAATGCTTTTCTCATTCCGAACGTCGATATTCAACGTGCGGGGTTAGAGGAAGCAGAAGAAAATAAAGAAGCGGACGATGCTTTGTCTTTAAATGAAGTAAAGCAAACTCCATTGCAAATTGAATTTCTAGCGATGGAGAAACTTTTGAAACGTACGATGTCTATGATTAACTCTGGGCAAAAGCTGCCGGTGCTCGATTTGCGCAATGGCTTGATTTCACTGATTGAGCATATTCAGGATTACAATGTACTGACGTTTCTCGTTCCGCCCTTTGAAGGAGACAACAATATCATTGTGCGCAACAGCGTACTATGTGCGATGACATCCTATCATTTGGGTAAGTGGAGTCGATTTCCGGATAAAGACCTCTTACCGATTGCATTAGCTGGGCTGTTACATGATATCGGGAACATTAAGGTCGATGCGGCAATCTTCAATAAGCCATCGCGACTATCGAGTGAAGAAGTTCTTGAGATGCGACAGCATACGATCTATGGGTTTAAAATACTGGAAAATGTAACAGCACTTAACCAAGGGGTATGGTTAACAGCATTGCAGCACCATGAGCGGATTGACGGTAGTGGATATCCGATGAAGGTCAAAGGTGACAAAATTCACCCTTACGCTAAAATTGTAGCCATTGCCGACATGTATCATGCGATGACCTCGAATCGACTTTATCGAAAAGCAGAGTCTCCGTACTTGGTACTGGAGGAGCTATATTCCGGTTCATTCGGAAAGCTTGATCCGATCTATGTTCAAACTTTCATCGAGCGGTTAACGCAATTCCATAATGGTGTATTCGTTCGGTTAAATGATGGTCGCATCGGAGAAATCGTGTTTACCGATCGAAGCAATCCAACACGGCCAATGGTATCACTCAATGGAGATATTATTAATTTGGCACAGCAACGCAATATGTTTATTGTTGAAGTGTTTACATCTAATTAA
- the gyrA gene encoding DNA gyrase subunit A produces the protein MSEEQRSHVIDRDIGVEMRESFMDYAMSIIVSRALPDVRDGLKPVHRRILYAMSELGMAPDKPYKKSARIVGEVIGKYHPHGDSSIYEAMVRMAQDFSLRYPQVDGHGNFGSIDGDSAAAMRYTEARLSKIAMEMLRDINKDTIDFKPNYDGEEQEPVVLPARFPNLLVNGNTGIAVGMATNIPPHNLREVIEGTQALIRNPELNSYDLMEYITGPDFPTAGYILGKVGIRQAYSTGRGSVTMRAKAEIEEVNGKARIIVHELPYQVIKARLVEKIAELVREKKIDGITDLRDESDRNGMRVVIELRRDVTPTVVLNNLYKQTQMQSTFGINMLALVNNEPKTLNLHDMLYHYIQHQIEVIRRRTEFDLKKAEARAHILEGLRIALDHLDEVIALIRGSRTTDEAREGLITRFGLSHDQSQAILDMRLQRLTGLEREKIEQEYNEIMVKIAEYKAILANEQLVLEIIDSELEEIKIRFGDDRRTEITISDDEILDEDLIPRDDVVITMSHTGYIKRLPVSTYRNQKRGGRGIMGMGTKDDDFVENLFISNTHHYLLFFTNKGRVFRLKAYEIPDLSRTARGTPIINLIQIDQGETINAVIPVESFEPNQYLFFATRNGIVKKTSLDDYSNIRKVGLIAINLREDDDLIGVKLTDGEREIIMGTSNGMSIRFSESDVRGMGRSATGVKGIDLSDGDKVIDMDVVDSDQEVLIVTANGYGKRTPMGDYRTQTRGGKGLKTLNVTEKNGLIVGLKVVNNDEDLMIMTTSGTLIRMSMSGINTMGRITQGVKLINIRDEDSVATVAKAPKSEDQDSEDSEDLEGDTPSVEATTNDSSNDSSNDETNSNE, from the coding sequence ATGTCGGAAGAACAACGCTCCCACGTTATCGATCGGGATATAGGCGTCGAAATGCGGGAATCGTTCATGGATTACGCAATGAGCATTATCGTTAGTCGGGCATTACCTGACGTACGAGATGGTCTCAAGCCGGTTCACCGTCGTATTTTGTATGCGATGTCTGAATTAGGTATGGCGCCAGATAAGCCCTATAAGAAATCAGCTAGAATCGTCGGTGAAGTTATTGGTAAATATCACCCGCACGGAGACTCTTCGATTTATGAAGCAATGGTGCGGATGGCACAAGACTTCTCACTACGTTACCCTCAAGTAGATGGTCATGGGAACTTCGGTTCAATTGATGGTGATTCGGCCGCTGCGATGCGATATACAGAAGCTAGACTTTCTAAGATCGCAATGGAAATGTTGCGAGATATTAATAAAGACACAATTGACTTTAAACCGAACTATGACGGCGAGGAGCAGGAGCCAGTCGTACTTCCTGCACGTTTTCCAAACTTGCTCGTTAACGGAAATACAGGGATCGCGGTCGGGATGGCGACGAACATTCCACCCCACAATTTGCGTGAAGTCATTGAGGGGACACAAGCGTTAATTCGTAACCCTGAACTGAATTCGTATGATCTGATGGAATATATTACAGGACCTGACTTCCCAACGGCTGGATATATTCTTGGTAAAGTAGGTATCCGCCAAGCCTATTCAACAGGCCGCGGCTCAGTAACGATGAGAGCAAAAGCCGAAATTGAAGAAGTGAATGGTAAAGCACGGATTATCGTTCATGAATTACCTTACCAGGTCATTAAAGCGAGACTTGTAGAAAAAATTGCTGAGCTCGTTCGCGAGAAGAAGATTGATGGAATTACTGATCTTCGTGATGAATCCGATCGTAATGGGATGCGCGTCGTTATTGAATTACGTCGTGACGTTACACCAACGGTCGTATTGAACAACCTATACAAGCAAACGCAGATGCAATCGACGTTCGGGATCAATATGCTTGCTCTCGTCAACAACGAACCGAAGACGCTCAATTTGCATGATATGCTTTATCACTATATTCAGCACCAAATTGAAGTTATTCGTCGCCGGACAGAGTTTGATCTGAAGAAAGCGGAAGCACGGGCGCATATTCTTGAAGGACTAAGAATTGCACTGGATCATCTTGACGAGGTCATCGCACTGATTCGCGGTTCTCGTACAACGGATGAAGCACGCGAAGGACTCATCACGCGTTTCGGATTGTCGCATGATCAATCACAGGCAATTCTCGATATGCGTTTACAACGCCTCACAGGACTTGAACGTGAGAAGATCGAGCAAGAGTACAATGAAATCATGGTGAAAATTGCAGAATACAAGGCGATTCTTGCTAATGAACAGCTTGTACTTGAGATCATCGATTCAGAGCTTGAGGAAATAAAGATCAGGTTTGGTGATGATCGTCGTACGGAAATTACGATTAGCGATGATGAAATTCTCGATGAAGACTTGATTCCACGTGATGATGTTGTTATTACGATGTCTCATACGGGATACATCAAGCGTCTTCCAGTTTCCACATACCGTAACCAGAAGCGTGGTGGCCGCGGTATTATGGGAATGGGGACGAAAGATGACGATTTCGTCGAAAATCTCTTTATTTCCAATACGCATCATTACTTGCTGTTCTTTACGAACAAAGGTCGGGTATTCCGTCTTAAAGCGTATGAGATTCCGGATCTAAGCCGGACAGCACGTGGAACACCGATTATTAACTTGATTCAGATTGATCAAGGAGAGACGATCAATGCGGTTATTCCGGTTGAATCGTTCGAACCGAATCAATATTTGTTCTTTGCGACACGTAACGGAATCGTAAAGAAGACAAGCCTAGATGACTACTCAAACATTCGTAAGGTTGGTTTAATTGCGATTAATCTTCGTGAAGATGACGATTTGATCGGCGTTAAGCTTACTGATGGAGAGCGCGAGATCATTATGGGAACAAGCAACGGGATGTCGATTCGCTTCTCGGAATCCGATGTGCGTGGAATGGGCCGCTCTGCAACAGGAGTGAAGGGAATCGATCTGTCTGATGGCGACAAAGTAATCGATATGGATGTCGTTGATTCAGACCAAGAGGTTCTCATCGTAACTGCTAATGGTTACGGCAAACGGACTCCGATGGGAGATTACCGGACGCAAACTCGTGGTGGTAAAGGTCTTAAGACGCTCAATGTAACAGAAAAGAACGGATTGATCGTCGGCCTGAAGGTTGTTAATAATGATGAAGACTTAATGATCATGACAACTTCTGGAACGTTAATCCGGATGAGCATGTCAGGCATTAATACGATGGGCCGGATTACACAAGGCGTTAAATTGATCAACATTCGTGATGAAGATTCAGTAGCGACAGTTGCAAAAGCACCGAAGAGCGAGGATCAAGATTCAGAGGATTCAGAGGATCTCGAAGGTGATACTCCTTCAGTTGAGGCAACAACGAACGATAGCTCGAATGATAGCTCGAATGACGAAACGAATTCTAACGAATAG